A region from the Flavobacterium enshiense genome encodes:
- the pyrR gene encoding bifunctional pyr operon transcriptional regulator/uracil phosphoribosyltransferase PyrR: MSQKVLLTSKEVNIILHRLACQLIEKHLDFSNTILIGIQPRGKFVAERIKKILEEEYNIKNIPLGFLDITFFRDDFRRTEKPVEANKTQIDFLVEDKKVVFIDDVLYTGRSIRAALTAIQSFGRPSGIELLTLIDRRFSRDLPIQPDYRGRQVDAINNERVLVNWKEHDGVDQVLLVAKTTNN; the protein is encoded by the coding sequence ATGAGTCAAAAAGTATTGCTTACTTCAAAAGAAGTCAATATCATCCTGCATCGTTTGGCTTGTCAGTTAATCGAAAAGCATCTCGATTTTTCAAACACTATTCTTATTGGAATTCAGCCTCGCGGTAAATTCGTTGCAGAAAGAATCAAAAAAATTTTGGAAGAGGAATATAATATCAAAAACATTCCACTTGGATTTTTGGATATCACGTTCTTCAGAGACGATTTTCGAAGAACCGAAAAACCAGTTGAAGCCAATAAAACCCAAATCGACTTTTTGGTAGAAGATAAAAAAGTGGTTTTCATAGACGATGTTTTATACACCGGAAGAAGTATCCGTGCCGCTTTAACAGCAATTCAATCGTTTGGAAGACCATCCGGAATTGAGCTTTTAACACTTATCGACAGACGTTTCAGTCGTGATTTACCAATTCAGCCGGATTATCGCGGTCGACAGGTAGATGCAATCAATAACGAAAGAGTATTGGTGAACTGGAAAGAACATGACGGAGTAGATCAGGTGCTTTTAGTGGCCAAAACAACAAACAACTAA
- a CDS encoding ribonuclease Z: protein MKVDHKVHTTILKDTEGNVSEFLKKVTDQYESFKDRNLILDVSHDKSADVKAIKTFVELSKKHKKAKKSFVIVAENIDFNDVPASLLVVPTLLEAHDMIEMEEIERDLGF, encoded by the coding sequence ATGAAAGTAGATCATAAAGTACACACTACAATTCTAAAAGATACCGAAGGTAATGTTTCGGAGTTTCTTAAGAAAGTTACAGACCAATACGAATCCTTTAAGGACCGCAATCTTATTTTGGATGTTTCTCATGATAAGTCGGCAGATGTAAAGGCTATCAAAACCTTTGTGGAATTATCTAAAAAACACAAGAAGGCAAAAAAATCATTTGTGATTGTTGCCGAAAACATCGATTTTAATGACGTTCCGGCTTCTTTGTTGGTTGTTCCGACGCTTTTAGAAGCGCATGACATGATTGAAATGGAAGAAATCGAACGCGATTTAGGATTCTAA
- a CDS encoding pirin family protein produces MATKNIELVAAPRTPHFVGDGFRVHNFIPSGYHLDMERMSPFIMLDYNSKYNFPPSEIPRGVGVHPHRGFETVTIAYKGKVAHHDSAGGGGVIGEGDVQWMTAASGVLHKEYHEQEFSKKGGEFQMVQLWVNLPAKDKMSVPKYQGITNEKIGKYLLPDNAGFIEVIAGNYKDVKGAASTFTPVHLQNAILNAGGKTSFSFPADYNTALLVIEGSIKVNDTEIVPTDHFVLFENKGEDFSIEALENSIVLVLSGEPINEPIVAHGPFVMNTYEEILQAFDDVNTGKFGYLAD; encoded by the coding sequence ATGGCAACAAAAAATATTGAATTAGTAGCAGCTCCAAGAACTCCCCATTTCGTTGGTGATGGCTTCAGGGTACACAACTTTATTCCAAGTGGTTATCATTTGGATATGGAGCGTATGAGTCCGTTTATTATGTTAGATTACAATTCCAAATATAACTTTCCACCTTCTGAAATTCCAAGAGGCGTTGGTGTACATCCGCACAGGGGTTTTGAAACTGTTACCATAGCCTATAAAGGAAAAGTGGCTCATCATGACAGTGCCGGGGGCGGCGGAGTAATTGGTGAAGGCGATGTACAATGGATGACAGCTGCTTCAGGCGTTTTACATAAAGAATACCATGAACAAGAATTCAGCAAAAAAGGTGGCGAATTTCAAATGGTGCAGCTATGGGTAAATTTACCAGCCAAAGATAAAATGTCGGTTCCAAAATATCAGGGAATTACCAACGAGAAAATCGGTAAATATTTACTTCCTGATAATGCAGGATTCATAGAAGTTATTGCGGGAAATTACAAAGATGTGAAAGGTGCCGCGTCAACCTTCACGCCTGTTCATCTGCAAAATGCAATACTGAATGCGGGTGGAAAAACTTCATTTTCGTTTCCGGCAGATTATAACACCGCGTTATTGGTTATTGAAGGAAGCATCAAAGTTAATGATACAGAAATAGTTCCAACTGACCATTTCGTATTGTTTGAAAACAAAGGTGAAGATTTTAGCATTGAAGCACTTGAAAATTCGATCGTTTTAGTTTTAAGCGGCGAACCCATTAACGAACCAATTGTCGCCCACGGTCCGTTTGTAATGAATACTTACGAAGAAATCCTTCAGGCGTTTGACGATGTGAATACTGGAAAATTTGGTTACCTGGCAGACTAA
- a CDS encoding uracil-DNA glycosylase family protein, whose amino-acid sequence MDKLLTEIRNCKVCEQYLELGANPVIAASSKSKLIIVGQAPGRIVHNTGIPWNDKSGDNLRNWLGIDKATFYDTDKVALMPMGFCYPGTGKTGDLPPRPECAPLWHNKLLALMPEAKLILLVGHYAQNYYLGDKKGKTLTETVKRFRSYLPNYFPLPHPSPRNNIWLAKNEWFNQEVLPELKKEIRNILE is encoded by the coding sequence ATGGATAAGCTTTTAACAGAAATCCGGAACTGTAAAGTCTGTGAACAGTATCTTGAACTTGGTGCGAATCCGGTTATAGCCGCAAGCTCTAAAAGCAAACTCATCATTGTTGGCCAGGCCCCCGGCAGAATCGTTCATAACACTGGAATCCCATGGAATGATAAAAGCGGTGACAATCTGAGAAACTGGCTAGGTATCGACAAAGCTACTTTTTATGACACCGACAAAGTAGCTTTAATGCCAATGGGGTTTTGTTATCCCGGAACCGGAAAAACAGGTGATTTGCCGCCAAGACCGGAATGTGCTCCTTTATGGCACAACAAATTACTGGCGTTAATGCCCGAAGCAAAACTTATTTTATTGGTAGGACACTATGCCCAAAACTACTATCTCGGTGATAAAAAAGGTAAAACACTGACCGAAACAGTTAAACGATTCAGATCTTATTTGCCAAATTATTTTCCTTTACCGCATCCTTCACCAAGAAACAATATCTGGCTTGCTAAAAATGAATGGTTTAACCAAGAAGTATTACCTGAACTGAAAAAAGAAATCCGGAATATTTTAGAATGA
- a CDS encoding ABC-F family ATP-binding cassette domain-containing protein, producing the protein MLTVSNLSVQFGKRILFDEVNVTFTQGNCYGIIGANGAGKSTFLKILAGDIDPTSGRVILEPGKRMSVLNQNHNMFDEHTVLETVLMGNKTLFAIKKEMDELYADYDDKNADKIGELQMQFDEMNGWNAESDAGAMLSNLGISAELHYTLMSDMEGKMKVRVLLAQALFGNPDVLIMDEPTNDLDFETIGWLENFLANYDNTVLVVSHDRHFLDAVCTHVSDIDFGKINHYSGNYTFWYESSQLAAKQRAQQNKKAEEKKAELEEFIRRFSANVAKSKQATSRKKMIDKLNLDEIKPSSRRYPAIIFDQEREAGDQILNVQNLSASIEGEVLFKNVDLNMAKGDKVVVFSKDARATTAFYEILNNNMNADTGTFDWGITTTQSYLPNDNHSFFENDLTLVDWLRQWAKTEPERDEVYVRGFLGKMIFSGEEALKTGRVLSGGEKVRCMLSRMMMMRANVLMLDEPTNHLDLESITAFNNSLKNFKGSVLFTTHDHEFAQTVANRVVEITPNGVIDRYMTFDEYLEDDKIQEMRKKMYS; encoded by the coding sequence ATGCTAACAGTTTCAAATTTATCAGTTCAATTTGGTAAGCGAATTTTGTTCGACGAAGTAAACGTTACCTTCACGCAAGGGAACTGCTACGGAATTATCGGGGCAAACGGTGCTGGAAAATCTACTTTTTTAAAAATATTGGCAGGTGATATCGATCCTACTTCAGGTCGTGTTATTCTTGAACCGGGCAAACGTATGTCGGTTTTAAACCAGAACCACAATATGTTTGACGAGCATACAGTTTTGGAAACCGTGTTAATGGGGAATAAAACATTATTTGCCATTAAAAAGGAAATGGACGAACTGTATGCTGATTACGATGATAAAAATGCAGACAAAATTGGTGAGCTTCAGATGCAGTTTGATGAAATGAACGGATGGAATGCCGAATCAGATGCTGGTGCTATGCTTTCCAACTTAGGAATCAGTGCAGAACTTCATTATACATTGATGAGTGATATGGAAGGGAAGATGAAAGTACGTGTGTTATTGGCACAGGCATTATTCGGAAACCCGGACGTATTGATTATGGATGAGCCTACCAACGACCTTGACTTTGAAACGATTGGCTGGTTGGAGAACTTTTTAGCAAATTATGACAATACGGTTTTGGTGGTTTCTCACGACCGTCACTTCCTGGATGCGGTTTGTACGCATGTTTCGGATATTGACTTCGGAAAAATCAACCATTACTCGGGTAACTATACTTTCTGGTACGAATCTTCTCAGTTAGCAGCAAAACAACGTGCACAGCAAAATAAGAAAGCTGAAGAGAAAAAAGCAGAATTAGAAGAATTTATCCGTCGTTTCTCGGCGAACGTTGCAAAATCAAAACAGGCAACTTCACGTAAAAAGATGATCGATAAATTAAATCTGGATGAAATCAAACCTTCAAGCCGTCGTTATCCTGCTATTATTTTCGATCAGGAAAGAGAAGCTGGAGATCAGATTTTGAATGTTCAGAATTTAAGTGCTTCCATCGAAGGTGAAGTATTGTTCAAAAACGTTGATTTAAATATGGCAAAAGGGGATAAAGTGGTTGTTTTCTCTAAAGATGCCCGTGCCACGACTGCTTTTTACGAAATTTTGAACAATAACATGAATGCAGATACAGGTACTTTTGATTGGGGAATTACAACCACACAATCGTATCTTCCAAACGATAACCACAGTTTCTTTGAAAACGATTTGACTTTAGTAGACTGGTTGCGCCAATGGGCAAAAACAGAACCGGAAAGAGATGAAGTTTATGTTCGCGGTTTCTTAGGAAAAATGATTTTCTCAGGAGAAGAGGCTTTAAAAACGGGGCGTGTTTTATCCGGAGGTGAAAAGGTTCGTTGTATGTTATCCCGAATGATGATGATGAGAGCGAACGTTTTAATGCTTGATGAGCCAACAAATCACTTGGATTTGGAATCGATTACTGCTTTCAATAACTCGTTGAAAAACTTCAAAGGTTCTGTATTGTTTACCACGCATGACCACGAGTTTGCGCAAACGGTTGCCAACAGAGTAGTCGAAATAACGCCAAATGGAGTAATTGACAGATATATGACTTTTGATGAATATCTTGAAGATGATAAAATTCAGGAAATGAGAAAGAAAATGTATTCTTAA
- the pdxH gene encoding pyridoxamine 5'-phosphate oxidase, with product MSDLRNYRKSYEKSELLETNIPEDPINLFHRWFYEAEDLGGIEEVNAMTVTTIGLDGFPKARVVLLKKFNEEGFIFYTNYNSEKGKALEHNPNVCLSFFWHSMERQVIIKGVAEKTSETVSDNYFDSRPDGSKLGAIVSPQSEVIPSREFLEQNLKALEKEYENKEIPRPKHWGGYLVRPVSVEFWQGRPNRLHDRILYQLLEDFNWKIERLSP from the coding sequence ATGTCTGATTTAAGAAATTACCGAAAATCATATGAAAAGAGCGAACTTCTGGAAACTAATATACCGGAAGATCCAATCAATTTATTTCATAGATGGTTTTATGAAGCCGAAGATTTAGGTGGAATAGAAGAGGTCAATGCAATGACTGTTACTACAATTGGTCTTGACGGATTCCCGAAAGCCAGAGTGGTCTTGCTTAAAAAGTTTAATGAAGAAGGTTTTATTTTCTACACGAATTATAATTCCGAAAAAGGAAAAGCACTGGAACATAACCCAAATGTTTGTTTATCTTTTTTTTGGCATTCCATGGAAAGACAGGTTATTATTAAGGGAGTTGCAGAAAAAACATCTGAAACCGTTTCCGATAATTATTTTGACAGTCGCCCGGACGGAAGCAAGTTAGGTGCTATAGTTTCTCCCCAAAGCGAAGTTATCCCTTCAAGGGAATTTTTAGAGCAAAACCTCAAAGCTTTGGAAAAAGAATATGAAAACAAAGAAATACCCCGTCCGAAACATTGGGGCGGTTACTTGGTTAGACCTGTTTCGGTAGAATTTTGGCAAGGAAGACCAAATCGACTTCATGATCGCATACTTTATCAACTTTTAGAGGATTTTAATTGGAAAATTGAAAGACTTTCGCCTTAA
- a CDS encoding NmrA/HSCARG family protein, which translates to MSQKKIIVVFGATGAQGGGLAHAILSDPNSEFSVRAVTRDVNSEKAKALATLGAEVVSANIDDIESIKRVLEGAYGAYFVTFFWEHFSVDKEMKEAKNMATAAKEVGLQHVIWSTLEDVRKFVPLSDNSLPTLQEKYKVPHFDGKGESDHFFTDAGLPVTFLLTSFYWENLIYFGMGPKKDANGKLAITFPLGDKKMAGISSQDIGKCAYGIFKKGKELIGKRIGISGDQITCTEMAEKLSKKLGQEVVYNEVTPDQYRNFGFPGAEDLGNMFQFYRDFEGPFNSVRDMKFAKELNPELQSFDSWVEKNANKIPIE; encoded by the coding sequence ATGTCGCAAAAAAAAATTATTGTAGTATTCGGAGCAACTGGTGCTCAGGGTGGCGGTTTGGCTCATGCCATACTTAGTGATCCAAATAGCGAATTTTCTGTTCGCGCGGTAACAAGAGATGTCAATTCGGAAAAAGCGAAAGCGCTCGCTACATTGGGAGCCGAAGTAGTATCCGCTAATATTGATGATATTGAAAGTATCAAACGTGTCTTGGAAGGGGCATATGGTGCCTATTTTGTTACCTTCTTCTGGGAACACTTCTCTGTTGACAAAGAAATGAAAGAAGCAAAGAATATGGCAACAGCGGCCAAAGAAGTAGGTTTGCAACATGTCATTTGGTCAACCCTCGAAGATGTAAGAAAGTTTGTCCCTCTAAGCGACAACAGTTTGCCAACATTGCAGGAAAAATATAAAGTCCCTCATTTTGATGGCAAAGGCGAATCGGATCATTTTTTTACAGACGCAGGGTTGCCGGTAACCTTTTTGTTGACCTCTTTTTATTGGGAAAATCTAATTTATTTCGGCATGGGCCCAAAAAAAGATGCTAACGGAAAACTGGCGATAACATTCCCACTAGGAGATAAGAAAATGGCTGGTATCTCTTCCCAAGATATTGGAAAATGCGCTTATGGCATATTCAAAAAAGGTAAAGAGTTAATCGGCAAAAGAATTGGTATTTCAGGAGATCAGATCACTTGTACCGAAATGGCAGAAAAACTATCAAAAAAGTTAGGTCAGGAAGTTGTATATAATGAAGTAACCCCAGATCAATACAGAAATTTTGGATTTCCCGGTGCAGAAGATTTAGGAAACATGTTCCAATTTTATCGTGATTTTGAAGGTCCTTTCAATAGTGTCCGCGACATGAAATTTGCCAAAGAATTGAATCCGGAATTACAATCATTTGACAGTTGGGTTGAAAAAAATGCAAACAAGATTCCAATTGAATAA
- a CDS encoding aspartate carbamoyltransferase catalytic subunit, which produces MKELSVNHLLGIKYINKNDIDLIFETADQFKEVINRPIKKVPSLQHITIANIFFEDSTRTKLSFELAQKRLSADVMSFSVAQSSVKKGETLIDTVNNILSMKVDMVVMRHKNPGAAYFLSQNVKASIVNAGDGAHEHPTQALLDSYSIREKLGEVGGKKVVIVGDILHSRVALSNIFALQMQGAEVMVCGPKTLIPRYIESLGVKYEPNLRKALEWCDVANMLRVQNERLDVNYFPSTREYAQQYGVDKALLDSLSKEIVIMHPGPINRGVEITSDVADSSQSVILNQVENGVAIRMAVIYLLAQKIK; this is translated from the coding sequence ATGAAAGAACTAAGCGTCAATCATTTATTAGGAATAAAATACATCAACAAAAACGATATCGATTTAATTTTCGAAACTGCCGATCAGTTCAAGGAAGTTATAAATCGTCCGATTAAAAAGGTACCTTCATTACAACATATCACCATTGCCAATATCTTTTTTGAAGACAGCACGCGTACCAAACTTTCGTTCGAATTGGCACAAAAACGTCTTTCGGCAGATGTAATGAGTTTCTCCGTGGCACAATCTTCGGTTAAAAAAGGGGAAACATTGATTGACACTGTAAACAACATTCTTTCAATGAAAGTGGATATGGTTGTAATGCGTCATAAAAATCCGGGAGCTGCTTACTTTTTATCACAGAATGTGAAGGCAAGTATTGTAAATGCCGGTGACGGAGCACATGAGCATCCAACCCAAGCGTTGCTGGACAGTTATTCTATTCGCGAAAAACTTGGTGAAGTAGGCGGGAAGAAGGTTGTAATTGTTGGTGATATTCTACATTCACGTGTAGCGCTTTCCAATATCTTCGCATTACAGATGCAAGGTGCAGAAGTGATGGTCTGCGGACCTAAAACGTTGATTCCGCGCTATATTGAATCGTTAGGTGTGAAATACGAACCAAATCTTCGTAAAGCATTGGAATGGTGTGATGTAGCTAATATGCTCCGCGTGCAAAATGAACGTTTGGATGTGAATTATTTCCCATCGACCCGTGAATATGCGCAACAATACGGAGTCGATAAAGCGTTGTTGGATTCTTTAAGCAAAGAAATCGTAATCATGCACCCGGGACCAATTAACAGGGGAGTGGAAATTACTTCTGATGTGGCGGATTCTTCACAGTCTGTAATTTTAAACCAGGTTGAAAATGGAGTAGCAATTCGTATGGCCGTGATTTATTTATTGGCACAGAAGATCAAGTAA
- a CDS encoding ribonuclease Z translates to MKLTILGCYAATPRTITNPTSQVLEIKNRMFLIDCGEGTQVQLRKNKIKFSRIEHIFISHLHGDHFYGLVGLISTFMLLNRQTDLHVYGPKGIKEVILLQLRLSNSYTGYNLYFHELESKKSEVVFEDERVIIKTIPLRHRVYTNGFLFQEKNRERKLNIDAILNHDIETCYYQKIKYGGDITLEDGRVIPNEKLTFDPEPSRSYAFCSDTAYDESILPIIENATVLYHESTFLESEEHLTEKTMHCTAKQAATIAKKANVEQLVLGHYSTRYDSIERFKNEAETVFPNVLLADDGREFEF, encoded by the coding sequence ATGAAACTGACAATTCTAGGCTGTTACGCTGCCACACCACGTACAATTACCAATCCGACTTCGCAGGTTCTGGAAATAAAAAACCGCATGTTTTTAATTGATTGCGGAGAAGGAACCCAAGTACAGCTTCGAAAAAATAAAATTAAATTTTCGCGAATAGAACATATCTTCATTTCGCATCTTCACGGTGATCATTTTTATGGTTTGGTTGGACTGATTTCCACTTTCATGTTGTTGAACCGTCAAACGGATTTACATGTTTATGGACCTAAAGGAATTAAGGAAGTAATCCTTTTACAACTCAGATTATCAAATTCTTACACTGGATACAATCTTTATTTTCACGAGCTGGAAAGCAAAAAAAGTGAAGTTGTTTTTGAAGACGAGAGAGTAATCATTAAAACCATTCCGCTTAGGCACAGAGTATATACGAATGGTTTTTTATTTCAGGAAAAAAACCGCGAGCGTAAACTAAATATCGATGCTATTTTAAACCACGATATCGAAACTTGTTATTATCAGAAAATAAAATATGGCGGTGATATAACTTTGGAAGACGGAAGAGTAATTCCCAATGAAAAGCTGACTTTCGATCCAGAACCGTCACGAAGCTATGCTTTTTGTTCTGATACTGCTTATGATGAAAGTATTTTACCAATCATAGAAAATGCTACCGTTTTATATCACGAAAGTACATTTTTGGAATCCGAAGAACATCTGACCGAAAAAACCATGCATTGTACTGCTAAGCAAGCTGCTACAATTGCCAAAAAAGCTAATGTGGAGCAATTGGTTTTAGGGCATTATTCCACACGATACGATTCTATTGAACGATTCAAAAATGAAGCCGAAACCGTTTTTCCGAATGTTCTTCTTGCTGATGACGGAAGAGAATTTGAATTCTAG
- a CDS encoding pirin family protein, with protein MSNVKLIIEERAADIGNFMVGRLLPFHEKRAVGPFVFFDHMGPTYLSEFENFDVAPHPHIGLSTLTFLFKGRITHRDSLGTEMVIEPGAVNWMTAGKGIVHSERTPQFLRGFEKMLHGLQIWVALPKEMEEMEPNFTHIEEKDIPHWEQDGLSFKLIAGEAFGRKSAVPIYSPLYLIEIKSTTPQKVKIGDELFGESALYILEGTIKSDEVVFESRQILIAKDSKLCEFEIGENSSVYIFGGEPFPEERFIYWNFVSSSKDRIEKAKTDWENQDFPQVPGEAEFVPLPPPPKF; from the coding sequence ATGTCAAACGTAAAATTAATAATAGAAGAACGCGCTGCCGATATTGGAAATTTTATGGTAGGACGACTTCTTCCCTTCCATGAGAAAAGAGCGGTTGGTCCTTTTGTCTTTTTTGATCACATGGGACCGACCTATTTAAGTGAATTTGAAAATTTTGATGTAGCACCGCATCCGCATATAGGACTTTCCACGCTGACTTTTCTGTTCAAAGGCCGAATAACGCACAGAGACAGTTTAGGAACCGAAATGGTAATTGAGCCAGGAGCTGTAAACTGGATGACCGCCGGAAAAGGAATCGTGCATTCAGAAAGAACTCCGCAATTTCTTAGAGGTTTTGAAAAAATGCTCCACGGATTACAAATCTGGGTTGCCCTTCCGAAAGAAATGGAAGAAATGGAACCTAATTTCACACACATAGAAGAAAAAGACATTCCGCATTGGGAACAAGACGGTCTGTCATTTAAACTCATAGCCGGCGAGGCATTCGGGAGAAAATCAGCAGTACCTATATACAGTCCGCTTTATCTTATCGAGATAAAAAGCACCACACCACAGAAAGTAAAAATTGGTGACGAACTGTTTGGAGAAAGCGCTTTGTACATTTTAGAAGGAACCATCAAAAGCGATGAAGTTGTTTTTGAATCGAGACAGATTTTGATTGCCAAAGACTCTAAACTTTGCGAATTCGAAATCGGTGAAAACTCTTCCGTTTATATTTTCGGTGGTGAACCTTTTCCCGAAGAACGATTCATTTATTGGAACTTCGTATCATCGAGTAAAGACCGTATTGAAAAAGCTAAAACCGACTGGGAAAATCAGGATTTTCCACAAGTTCCCGGTGAAGCCGAATTCGTGCCTTTACCTCCCCCGCCCAAATTTTAA
- a CDS encoding GNAT family N-acetyltransferase, translated as MKPEYLEITLVKNEEKHQFEITVDGHKAFIVYKEKPHVIKLIHTETEPELEGKGAGTAVIEKTLTYIEDNDYKLVPLCPFVFAYIKRHPEWKRIVDEHFKGFDE; from the coding sequence ATGAAACCAGAGTATTTAGAAATCACATTAGTAAAAAACGAAGAAAAGCATCAGTTTGAAATTACAGTTGATGGCCATAAAGCTTTTATCGTTTACAAAGAAAAGCCACATGTCATTAAATTAATCCACACCGAAACTGAACCCGAACTGGAAGGAAAAGGAGCTGGAACCGCGGTTATTGAAAAAACCCTGACCTATATTGAAGACAATGATTATAAATTAGTTCCGCTGTGTCCGTTCGTTTTTGCCTATATTAAAAGACATCCGGAATGGAAACGTATCGTGGATGAACATTTTAAAGGATTTGACGAATAA